A genomic window from Punica granatum isolate Tunisia-2019 chromosome 2, ASM765513v2, whole genome shotgun sequence includes:
- the LOC116195998 gene encoding uncharacterized protein LOC116195998 isoform X4 — protein MAVSAFKSATRRGGAANSSSSAGREPPPEKKPGLPRRSRSVSAFSRSSKVSDFSNKRDNPLFCSGDSSPPEGNGASAVPKKLNADGDWSKVELNRVGGSKPGGGNRGVGSLGDDRRGRSTSRSSGKPSETGRSVSRGRVRSVSQRPVSRGHFVSSESEVEQETSPMRNYRNRTGLDLMRSSIESVDPGQVKALRTWSSQHPPVEPSTDSASRSRLEFPKWEDGHSAGSFSEVEEKTIKAVCEQMKSVQEQHLGEQPTNTSIYETVRSEVRQAISDIQSDLESSIRKNNPTAIASSDIVDIPPDLVNPGAVELVMDIRSEYAKKLEQSQERARKLRADLAVEEHRGEELSRILKEILPDPKASNSQKPRPARKASIERRKISKRLTEEAMAYFDECVSLSTFDSSDFSSPEDPPLRLVGDNKPVVSENESVLGADSTMTATCDVNHRFNSSQLWRKDKDNTLSCCYRLLS, from the exons ATGGCGGTCTCGGCCTTCAAATCTGCCACCAGGAGGGGCGGCGCCGCCAACTCGTCATCGTCTGCCGGGAGGGAGCCGCCGCCGGAGAAGAAGCCCGGGCTTCCCAGGAGGTCCAGGAGCGTCAGTGCCTTCTCCAGGAGCAGCAAGGTCTCGGATTTCTCGAACAAGCGGGACAACCCTCTGTTCTGCAGTGGTGACTCCTCCCCGCCGGAGGGCAATGGGGCATCCGCTGTGCCCAAGAAGCTGAATGCAGACGGCGACTGGAGCAAAGTCGAGCTGAATCGGGTCGGTGGGTCGAAACCGGGAGGCGGGAATCGCGGGGTTGGCAGTCTTGGTGATGATAGGAGGGGGAGGTCGACTTCGAGGAGTTCGGGGAAGCCATCGGAGACTGGCCGGAGCGTGTCGAGGGGTCGGGTCCGCTCGGTGTCTCAGAGGCCGGTCTCGAGGGGACATTTCGTGAGCTCCGAG AGTGAAGTTGAGCAGGAAACCAGTCCCATGAGGAACTACAGAAACAGGACCGGCTTAGATTTAATGAGAAGCAGTATAGAAAGTGTTGATCCGGGCCAAGTGAAAGCTCTTCGAACGTGGTCTAGTCAACATCCACCTGTCGAGCCATCTACTGATTCTGCAAGTCGG TCTCGTCTGGAATTTCCAAAGTGGGAAGATGGACACTCAGCAGGTTCTTTCTCCGAAGTGGAAGAGAAGACTATAAAAGCAGTCTGCGAACAAATGAAG TCAGTACAAGAGCAGCACTTGGGAGAGCAGCCCACAAATACAAGTATATACGAAACTGTCAGATCTGAAGTGAGGCAAGCAATCTCTGACATTcaaagtgatctagaaagt TCTATTAGAAAGAATAATCCCACTGCTATTGCAAGCTCAGACATTGTGGATATCCCTCCTGATCTAGTAAATCCTGGTGCTGTTGAGCTTGTTATGGATATCAGAAGTGAATATGCCAAAAAGCTTGAGCAG TCCCAGGAACGAGCTAGAAAATTACGAGCAGATCTTGCTGTTGAGGAGCATCGAGGGGAAGAACTGAGCAGAATCCTGAAGGAAATTCTTCCTGACCCTAAGGCATCTAATTCCCAAAAGCCCCGTcctgcaagaaaa GCGAGCATTGAACGAAGAAAGATATCAAAACGCTTGACAGAAGAGGCCATGGCATACTTCGATGAGTGCGTTTCCCTGTCAACTTTTGATAGCTCAGACTTCTCATCACCAGAGGACCCACCGCTTAGACTTGTCGGAGATAACAAACCCGTTGTCAGTGAGAATGAATCAGTGCTCGGAGCTGATTCAACTATGACAGCGACGTGTGATGTTAATCATCGCTTTAACAGTAGCCAG